Proteins found in one Bacteroidales bacterium genomic segment:
- a CDS encoding T9SS type A sorting domain-containing protein: MKKIILSLFFIGAMMFVSNAQVIYSENFDALTAGANQYAALQLGGSWTTWNGKPGTDEDGIVSSAQSFSPSNSVYISNASQDLIYNFNDLTTGRYKIGFKIFVESGRLGYFNLLLDHAGNDSKWATQSFMKDGKFTTDAGGIDIPEKTYNVAAWNDIVYFIDLDDDFATLTLNGEEVVSWKFSGGSHGLENTKKLDAIDFFGWDDDGNGGAGFFIDDFFFESVTAPEAPTSLIATVLDEFNVKLDWTAPSLTPKNYLLSRNDVFLMLENSLVTTTDSSVYPDEYVYALRAYYDGAGYSLPATVNVNIPGGIERDFVLYEIATSTNCPICPSTAKGAKELRTNNKKATIVSYHNDLKGNEPYVNVASQERARTYLDLFGSEAGLPTTFMDGYYYIVGGSANQSLYPNYEHAYNKLIVRKAIHDIDLNVTKTGEDAYHVVATVKQTSRYYPSGLVFRLALTESNISFNWQGQTKLDWVCRDMYPNATGTFLNFGADSTQTMEFDFSTAGYVANNCELTAWVQYGDFFEVTQSTYIDLSTIIGIEESAINNISVYPNPANDVITIATNEKANYEIINVAGQVVKAGTIENNLENVNVSNLQNGSYFVRVIGKDVFVKQIVIN, translated from the coding sequence ATGAAAAAAATTATCCTTTCTCTATTTTTTATTGGAGCAATGATGTTTGTATCCAATGCACAGGTTATTTATAGTGAGAATTTTGATGCTCTGACTGCTGGAGCAAATCAATATGCTGCATTACAATTAGGTGGTTCATGGACCACTTGGAATGGTAAACCTGGAACTGATGAAGATGGTATTGTGTCTTCTGCTCAGTCATTTTCTCCATCAAATTCTGTGTATATTTCTAATGCTTCGCAGGATTTAATTTATAATTTCAATGATTTAACAACTGGTAGATACAAAATTGGATTTAAAATTTTTGTTGAAAGCGGCAGATTAGGTTATTTTAATCTGCTATTAGATCATGCCGGAAATGATTCCAAATGGGCTACACAATCGTTTATGAAAGATGGCAAGTTTACTACTGATGCAGGTGGCATAGATATACCTGAAAAAACGTATAATGTTGCAGCATGGAATGACATTGTGTATTTTATTGATCTTGATGATGATTTTGCTACATTAACTTTAAACGGAGAAGAAGTTGTAAGTTGGAAATTTAGCGGAGGATCACATGGTCTTGAAAATACTAAAAAACTTGATGCTATTGATTTCTTTGGATGGGATGATGATGGAAATGGAGGCGCTGGATTTTTTATTGATGATTTCTTTTTTGAAAGCGTAACTGCACCAGAAGCTCCTACAAGTTTAATTGCAACTGTTCTTGATGAATTTAATGTGAAACTAGACTGGACTGCTCCAAGTTTAACACCAAAAAATTATCTTTTATCAAGAAATGATGTGTTTTTGATGCTAGAGAATAGCTTGGTTACAACAACAGATTCAAGTGTTTATCCTGATGAATATGTTTATGCTCTTAGAGCTTATTATGATGGTGCTGGATATTCTCTCCCTGCTACTGTAAATGTAAATATTCCAGGAGGAATTGAGCGTGATTTTGTTTTATATGAAATAGCTACAAGCACGAATTGTCCGATTTGTCCAAGTACTGCTAAAGGAGCTAAAGAACTAAGAACAAATAATAAAAAAGCCACTATAGTTTCATATCACAATGATTTAAAGGGTAATGAACCTTATGTAAATGTTGCTAGTCAAGAAAGAGCAAGAACTTATTTAGATTTGTTTGGTTCAGAAGCTGGTCTCCCAACTACCTTTATGGATGGATATTATTATATTGTTGGTGGAAGTGCAAATCAAAGTTTGTATCCTAACTATGAGCATGCTTATAATAAACTTATTGTTCGTAAAGCTATTCATGATATTGATTTGAATGTAACAAAAACAGGCGAAGATGCTTATCATGTTGTTGCTACTGTAAAGCAAACAAGTAGATATTATCCAAGTGGTTTAGTTTTTAGATTAGCTCTTACAGAATCTAATATAAGCTTTAATTGGCAGGGTCAAACAAAATTGGATTGGGTGTGCCGTGATATGTATCCAAATGCAACAGGTACTTTTTTAAATTTTGGTGCAGATAGTACTCAAACTATGGAATTTGATTTCTCAACAGCAGGTTATGTGGCAAATAATTGTGAATTAACAGCTTGGGTTCAATATGGAGATTTTTTCGAAGTAACTCAATCAACTTATATTGATTTATCTACTATAATAGGTATTGAAGAATCAGCGATAAATAATATTAGTGTTTATCCAAATCCAGCAAATGATGTAATAACTATTGCTACAAATGAAAAAGCTAATTATGAAATAATTAATGTAGCTGGACAAGTTGTAAAAGCAGGAACAATTGAAAATAATTTAGAAAATGTGAATGTAAGCAATTTACAGAATGGTTCGTATTTTGTTAGAGTTATTGGCAAAGATGTTTTTGTTAAACAAATTGTTATAAACTAA
- the dprA gene encoding DNA-protecting protein DprA has translation MNSEALYLIALKSIPYIGDILARRLINVVGSAKDIFELKDNDLKKLDVVPKRVVKQIAESRQIALEKAEKEIEFINKHNIQFISIFDDNYPYRLSHCIDAPLFFFYKGSADVESKYMVSVVGTRKSTVYGRKMTEQLVKGLNMSGTTIVSGLAHGIDTVAHQTAVENSIPTIAVLGHGFKQLYPEENRKLAKDILKNGGLLTEFLSEELPEKQNFPIRNRIIAGMSDAVVVVEAQSRGGALITAEIAHSYSRDIFTFPGRADDQKSRGCNWLLRTQRAALIESAEHLKYFMNWISEEGDKPQQTSINMLLDENAQKIFDYLSEFGERNIDQICNDLDFSINKAAMVLLDLEFQGVLAALPGKRYKLKYF, from the coding sequence TTGAACTCGGAAGCATTATATTTAATTGCCTTAAAAAGTATTCCTTATATTGGGGATATTTTAGCTCGCAGACTAATTAACGTAGTTGGGAGTGCTAAAGATATTTTTGAATTAAAAGACAATGATTTAAAAAAACTTGATGTTGTTCCAAAGCGTGTTGTAAAGCAGATTGCAGAGAGTAGGCAAATTGCATTGGAAAAGGCAGAAAAAGAAATTGAATTTATAAATAAACATAATATTCAGTTTATTAGCATTTTTGATGATAATTATCCATATCGTTTGTCTCATTGCATTGATGCACCATTGTTTTTTTTCTATAAAGGTAGTGCTGATGTTGAATCTAAATACATGGTGTCGGTTGTAGGCACGAGAAAATCTACTGTTTACGGCAGAAAAATGACAGAACAACTTGTGAAAGGACTTAATATGTCAGGTACTACAATCGTTAGTGGTTTGGCTCATGGAATTGACACTGTTGCTCATCAGACTGCTGTTGAGAATTCTATACCTACGATAGCTGTTTTAGGTCATGGTTTTAAGCAATTATATCCAGAGGAAAATAGAAAATTAGCTAAAGATATTTTGAAAAATGGTGGATTATTAACAGAGTTTCTTTCTGAAGAACTCCCTGAAAAACAAAATTTTCCAATTCGCAACCGCATTATAGCAGGTATGTCAGATGCTGTTGTTGTGGTCGAAGCTCAAAGTAGAGGTGGAGCGCTAATTACAGCAGAAATAGCACATTCATATTCAAGAGATATTTTCACATTTCCGGGTCGTGCTGATGATCAAAAGTCGCGAGGTTGTAATTGGCTTTTACGTACACAAAGAGCTGCATTAATAGAATCAGCCGAACATTTAAAATATTTTATGAATTGGATATCAGAAGAAGGAGATAAACCGCAGCAAACTTCTATTAATATGCTTTTAGATGAAAATGCTCAAAAAATATTTGATTATTTGTCAGAATTTGGCGAGAGAAATATAGATCAAATTTGCAATGATTTGGATTTTTCTATAAATAAAGCTGCAATGGTGTTGCTAGATCTTGAGTTTCAAGGTGTTTTGGCTGCATTGCCTGGTAAAAGATATAAATTAAAATACTTTTAA
- a CDS encoding protease: MKKSLFIAMIIMITQTAFSQKEARLMRFPAISENQIAFSYAGDLYVAQKSGGTAKRITSGNGYEMFPKFSPDGKWIAFTGQYDGNTEVYIIPAEGGIPKRLTYTATLGRDNISDRMGPNNIVMCWTPDGKNIIYRSRKKTFNDFIGSLYSVSIDGGLSEELPLSTGGFCSYNSEGNKLAFNRVFREFRTWKYYKGGMADDIRIFDLKSKKIEKITNNDAQDIMPMWIGDEIYFISDRDRTMNLFCYNTITKATTKVTDFKEYDIKFPSCSNKEIIFENGGYLYKFNSSDKKYEKISISISNDMAFSRDFIADASKNIQNVNPSPGGERLVISARGEVFSIPAKSGVARNLTKKSSSHDRSAVWSPDGKTIAFISDRSGEFEIWTVPQDGSKEPEQITSNADTYYFSIKWSPDNKKILFNDKKMRLRYVDVETKKITEVTKSEIWEYNDFSWSPDSKWIVFTEPKETGMYQILLYELASKKITPVTDTWYESYHPQFSQDGKYLVFISDRDFNPIYSHVEWNNAYTDMSRVYILPLDVNTKNPILPENDEVILEKEKEKTEESKTKEEKPVSVIISLDGIQNRIASLPISASNYYGVEMVGNSIFYLKNGKKEDKPKLMLYNIEDRKETLIGEFDGFQITSNGEKMLLRKGGNYYISDIPKAELKVEENISFDQLKTKVVRQEEWSQIYFEVWRQMRDFFYVENMHGVDWAKMRDKYAVLLPHVNNRHDLNYIIGELIGELNVGHAYINGGDCPKPNRIKMGLLGAEIVQDKSGYFKIDKILKGANWSKELRSPLTEHGVDVKEGEFIIEIEGVKTNTVKDIYELLVGKADTQIEMLVNASATPNGARKVILTPLSSESSLYYYNWVQKNIEFVDKASNGEIGYIHVPDMGVEGLNEFVKYFYPQLNKKALIIDDRGNGGGNVSPMLIERLLREPTRANMARNRTIPYQTPTKLMVGPKVLLLNQYSASDGDLFPYAFKKHNIGKTIGVRSWGGVVGIRGSLPFVDGTILNRPEFASYSIDDSSWIIEGFGVEPDIEVDNDPYEEFTGKDSQLLKAIEVLKEELKNYKPIPNIPVGPDKTK; the protein is encoded by the coding sequence ATGAAAAAATCACTTTTTATAGCCATGATTATCATGATTACACAAACGGCATTTAGCCAAAAAGAAGCACGCCTTATGCGATTTCCGGCAATTAGTGAAAACCAAATAGCATTTAGCTACGCTGGCGACCTTTATGTTGCTCAAAAATCAGGCGGAACAGCAAAACGCATAACATCTGGAAACGGATATGAAATGTTTCCTAAATTTTCACCAGACGGAAAATGGATTGCTTTTACAGGACAATACGACGGTAACACAGAAGTTTACATCATTCCAGCTGAAGGAGGAATACCAAAAAGACTAACATACACCGCAACATTAGGCAGAGACAACATTTCAGACAGAATGGGTCCTAATAATATTGTTATGTGCTGGACTCCTGATGGCAAAAACATTATATACCGCTCTCGCAAAAAGACTTTTAACGACTTTATTGGAAGTCTGTATTCCGTTTCTATTGACGGAGGCTTGTCTGAAGAATTACCACTTTCCACAGGTGGCTTCTGCTCTTATAACAGCGAAGGCAACAAACTAGCATTCAATCGCGTGTTCCGCGAATTTAGAACATGGAAATATTATAAAGGCGGTATGGCTGATGACATTCGCATATTTGATTTAAAATCAAAAAAAATAGAGAAAATAACCAATAACGATGCGCAAGATATAATGCCAATGTGGATAGGCGACGAAATTTATTTTATCTCCGACAGAGATAGAACCATGAATTTATTTTGCTACAACACTATTACTAAGGCTACAACAAAAGTTACAGATTTCAAAGAATACGATATAAAATTCCCATCATGTAGCAACAAAGAAATTATTTTTGAAAACGGAGGCTATTTATACAAATTCAATTCTTCTGATAAAAAATACGAAAAAATTAGCATTTCTATTTCAAATGATATGGCTTTTAGCCGAGATTTTATAGCTGATGCTTCAAAAAATATTCAAAATGTTAATCCTTCTCCAGGTGGCGAAAGACTTGTAATTAGCGCAAGAGGAGAAGTTTTTTCAATTCCTGCAAAAAGCGGAGTGGCAAGAAATTTAACAAAAAAATCTTCTTCCCATGACAGAAGTGCAGTTTGGAGCCCTGATGGAAAAACCATTGCTTTTATTAGCGACAGAAGTGGAGAATTTGAAATATGGACTGTGCCTCAAGATGGCAGCAAAGAACCTGAACAAATAACATCAAATGCTGATACTTACTATTTTTCTATAAAATGGTCACCTGATAATAAAAAAATACTATTCAACGATAAAAAAATGCGACTTCGCTACGTTGACGTTGAAACTAAAAAAATAACCGAAGTTACCAAAAGTGAAATATGGGAATACAATGATTTTTCTTGGAGCCCAGATAGTAAATGGATTGTATTTACAGAGCCTAAAGAAACAGGCATGTATCAAATTTTATTATATGAGTTGGCAAGTAAAAAAATCACACCTGTTACTGATACATGGTATGAATCTTACCATCCACAATTCAGCCAAGATGGAAAATATTTAGTATTTATAAGCGATCGCGATTTCAACCCGATTTACAGCCATGTAGAATGGAATAACGCTTATACCGACATGTCTCGCGTTTATATTTTACCATTGGATGTAAATACTAAAAATCCTATTTTACCTGAAAATGATGAAGTTATCTTAGAAAAAGAAAAGGAAAAAACTGAAGAAAGCAAAACCAAAGAAGAAAAACCTGTATCTGTTATAATTTCATTAGACGGAATCCAAAACAGAATAGCATCTTTACCAATTTCTGCTTCAAATTATTATGGAGTAGAAATGGTTGGTAATAGTATTTTTTATCTAAAAAATGGTAAAAAAGAAGACAAACCCAAGCTCATGCTTTATAACATTGAAGACCGAAAAGAAACACTCATTGGCGAATTTGATGGATTCCAAATTACATCTAATGGCGAAAAAATGCTTTTACGTAAAGGAGGAAACTACTATATAAGTGATATACCAAAAGCTGAATTAAAAGTTGAAGAGAATATTTCTTTCGACCAACTAAAAACCAAAGTGGTTCGCCAAGAGGAATGGTCGCAAATTTATTTTGAAGTTTGGCGTCAGATGCGAGATTTCTTCTATGTAGAAAATATGCATGGTGTAGATTGGGCAAAGATGAGAGATAAATATGCAGTATTGTTGCCACACGTAAATAATAGACATGATTTGAACTATATTATTGGCGAATTAATCGGCGAATTAAACGTTGGACATGCCTACATAAATGGTGGCGACTGTCCAAAACCTAATAGAATAAAAATGGGATTACTTGGAGCAGAAATAGTTCAAGACAAATCTGGATATTTCAAAATAGACAAAATTCTAAAAGGTGCAAATTGGTCAAAAGAGTTGCGCAGCCCACTTACAGAACATGGAGTTGATGTGAAAGAAGGAGAATTTATCATTGAAATTGAAGGCGTAAAGACCAATACTGTAAAAGATATTTACGAATTACTTGTAGGCAAAGCTGATACACAAATAGAAATGCTCGTAAATGCAAGTGCAACGCCTAATGGAGCAAGAAAAGTTATATTAACTCCGCTTTCTTCTGAATCATCACTATATTATTATAATTGGGTGCAAAAAAATATAGAATTTGTTGATAAAGCCAGCAATGGAGAAATCGGATATATTCATGTACCTGATATGGGCGTGGAAGGATTAAATGAATTTGTGAAATATTTTTATCCTCAGCTAAATAAAAAAGCCCTAATAATTGATGACAGAGGTAATGGCGGCGGAAACGTGTCTCCAATGCTTATAGAACGCCTTTTAAGAGAACCAACAAGAGCTAATATGGCTCGTAATAGAACTATCCCTTATCAAACTCCAACTAAATTAATGGTTGGTCCTAAAGTTTTGCTGTTAAACCAATACTCTGCTTCAGACGGCGACCTATTCCCTTATGCTTTTAAAAAACATAATATAGGAAAAACTATCGGTGTTCGCAGTTGGGGCGGTGTTGTTGGCATTAGAGGCTCTTTGCCTTTTGTAGATGGCACCATCTTAAATAGACCCGAGTTTGCAAGCTATTCAATTGATGATAGCTCTTGGATAATAGAAGGCTTTGGAGTTGAACCAGACATAGAAGTTGACAATGACCCATACGAAGAATTTACAGGAAAAGATTCCCAACTTCTAAAAGCTATTGAAGTTTTAAAAGAAGAGTTAAAAAACTATAAACCAATTCCAAACATTCCGGTTGGTCCTGATAAAACAAAATAA
- a CDS encoding 4-hydroxy-tetrahydrodipicolinate synthase, which produces MKFSIKGLGVALVTPFNDNGAIDYNSMFKLIDHVIEGGVDYIVLFGTTGEAPTISLQEKQEALKKASSHINGRVPIVLGFGGNYTAKLLEEMSLFDFTGASAILSVMPYYNKPNQDGIFMHYKAISEKSPLPTILYNVPGRTVVNMEAETTIRIANECKNVIAIKEATDNMDQIMDLINNKPKELEVVAGDDALALPIISVGGHGVISVIANAYPKEFAKMTHAALKGDMEEARHYHYLLLPIMHTLLKMGNPSGIKAILHMKGIINHVFRLPVHPVNEAKFNEILKVVEQTEKNCCK; this is translated from the coding sequence ATGAAATTTTCAATAAAAGGGCTAGGTGTAGCTTTAGTAACACCATTTAACGATAATGGCGCTATTGATTACAATAGCATGTTTAAACTCATTGATCATGTAATAGAAGGAGGAGTTGACTACATTGTTCTATTTGGTACGACTGGTGAAGCTCCAACAATTTCATTACAAGAAAAACAAGAAGCATTAAAAAAAGCCTCCAGCCATATAAATGGAAGAGTTCCTATTGTTTTAGGATTTGGCGGAAATTATACTGCTAAGTTGCTTGAAGAAATGAGTTTGTTTGACTTTACAGGAGCTTCAGCAATTTTATCTGTGATGCCTTATTATAACAAGCCAAATCAAGATGGAATATTCATGCATTATAAAGCAATTTCAGAAAAATCGCCGCTACCAACAATTTTATACAATGTTCCAGGCAGAACTGTAGTAAACATGGAAGCTGAAACAACTATTAGAATTGCAAACGAATGCAAAAATGTTATAGCGATAAAAGAAGCAACTGACAATATGGATCAAATAATGGATTTGATAAATAACAAACCCAAAGAATTGGAAGTTGTTGCTGGAGATGATGCGTTAGCACTACCAATTATATCAGTAGGAGGTCATGGCGTAATATCTGTAATTGCAAATGCTTACCCAAAAGAATTTGCAAAAATGACTCATGCAGCCCTTAAAGGAGACATGGAAGAAGCACGCCATTATCACTATCTATTGCTGCCAATAATGCACACTCTGCTTAAAATGGGCAACCCAAGCGGAATTAAAGCTATTTTACACATGAAAGGAATTATTAATCATGTATTTAGATTACCTGTTCACCCTGTAAATGAAGCAAAGTTCAATGAGATATTAAAAGTAGTTGAGCAAACTGAAAAAAATTGTTGCAAATAA
- a CDS encoding PKD domain-containing protein, with product MKSIVFIVFVCVLCTNSYAQQNFIEDLFDERREIYFRFPNADATGKDVKNTRIAIDKINEEFTYAYANKNQFFNFYNLQIPFEKLTPPSLLVPESEIVMKDVINIKKGKKSPWNYYPTYSGYLSLMQQFETNYPNICKIDTIGTSVEGRLLLVAKISDNVNTDESEPEFFYTSTMHGDETAGYVLLLHFIDYLLSNYGTIPRITNIVNNMEIYINPLANPDGTYANSNHTVSGATRFNANGVDLNRNYPVPDGSIGDDGTYTKEKETQAFIDFIENRHFVMSANFHGGIELANYCWDYTGTPHADKTWWQYIAKEYADTCQFNSPAGYFDDEPYMYIGTADYPGVVHGYSWYPAPGSRQDYSIYFAQCRELTLEISEVKNPSASTLESYWDYNYKSMLNYLEQAQYGIRGIVKDNCTGNPIKALITINSHDKDSSMVFSDDVHGTYYRPIAPGTWSVTASAPGYTPQTITNIKTTNKTFITKDFSLNPLSTPPASAAFNSEIDGKVVTFTNNSSNATSYNWDFGDGNSSTEENPVHTYASFGTYNVELTATNECGSDKSSQSITLIENAINDFHNSFSIFPNPVQNNYATIEFTANVNENFLIKIISIDGKIIYEENIEANVGKNSININFSNIEKGLYLVEISSKTEVRKIQLVK from the coding sequence ATGAAAAGCATTGTTTTTATCGTTTTTGTTTGTGTTTTATGTACAAACAGCTATGCTCAACAAAATTTTATTGAAGATTTATTTGACGAAAGACGCGAAATATATTTTCGATTTCCCAATGCTGATGCTACTGGAAAAGATGTAAAAAACACAAGAATAGCGATTGACAAAATAAATGAAGAATTCACTTATGCTTATGCTAACAAAAATCAATTTTTTAATTTCTATAATTTACAAATTCCTTTTGAAAAACTAACTCCTCCATCGCTTTTAGTGCCTGAAAGCGAAATTGTAATGAAAGATGTTATTAATATAAAAAAAGGTAAAAAATCTCCATGGAACTACTACCCTACTTATTCTGGCTATTTATCTTTAATGCAACAATTTGAAACAAACTATCCAAATATTTGCAAAATAGACACAATTGGCACCTCAGTTGAAGGCAGATTATTACTTGTTGCAAAGATTTCAGACAATGTAAATACTGATGAAAGCGAACCTGAATTTTTCTATACAAGTACGATGCATGGCGATGAAACAGCAGGCTATGTTTTATTACTTCACTTTATTGACTACCTACTAAGCAACTATGGCACTATTCCACGAATTACAAATATTGTAAACAACATGGAAATATACATCAATCCATTGGCTAATCCTGATGGAACCTATGCTAACAGCAATCATACTGTGAGTGGAGCTACAAGATTTAATGCAAACGGAGTTGACCTGAATAGAAATTATCCAGTTCCAGACGGAAGCATCGGCGATGATGGTACTTATACAAAAGAAAAAGAAACACAAGCTTTTATTGATTTCATTGAAAATAGGCATTTTGTAATGTCTGCAAATTTTCATGGTGGCATTGAACTTGCAAATTATTGTTGGGACTATACTGGAACCCCACATGCAGATAAAACTTGGTGGCAATATATTGCAAAAGAATATGCAGACACATGCCAATTTAATAGTCCTGCAGGCTATTTTGATGATGAACCATACATGTATATAGGAACAGCAGACTATCCGGGCGTTGTACATGGTTATTCTTGGTATCCAGCACCGGGTTCACGTCAAGACTATTCTATTTATTTTGCACAATGCAGAGAACTAACTCTTGAAATTTCTGAAGTTAAAAATCCAAGCGCTTCTACACTTGAATCTTATTGGGACTACAACTACAAATCAATGCTTAATTATTTAGAACAAGCACAATATGGAATTAGAGGCATTGTAAAAGATAACTGCACTGGAAATCCTATAAAGGCACTCATTACCATAAATTCCCACGACAAAGACTCAAGCATGGTCTTCTCTGACGATGTACATGGAACATATTACAGACCTATAGCTCCAGGAACATGGTCTGTAACCGCATCTGCACCAGGATATACACCTCAAACAATTACCAATATAAAAACTACTAATAAAACTTTTATAACAAAAGATTTCTCATTAAATCCATTATCGACTCCTCCAGCTTCCGCAGCTTTTAATAGCGAAATTGATGGAAAAGTTGTTACTTTCACAAACAATTCCTCAAATGCAACAAGTTATAATTGGGATTTTGGAGACGGAAACTCTAGCACAGAAGAAAATCCTGTACACACTTACGCTTCATTTGGAACTTACAATGTTGAACTAACTGCAACAAATGAATGTGGCTCTGACAAAAGTAGTCAAAGCATTACATTAATCGAAAATGCTATAAATGATTTCCATAATTCATTTAGCATTTTTCCAAATCCTGTTCAAAATAATTATGCTACAATTGAGTTTACCGCAAATGTAAATGAGAATTTCTTAATAAAAATTATTTCAATTGACGGAAAAATAATTTATGAAGAAAATATTGAGGCTAATGTCGGTAAAAACTCTATAAACATAAATTTTTCAAATATTGAAAAAGGCTTATATTTGGTTGAAATATCTTCAAAAACTGAAGTACGAAAAATTCAATTAGTGAAATAA
- the truA gene encoding tRNA pseudouridine(38-40) synthase TruA, with translation MRYCVHLCFNGSKFAGWQKQLNAVSVQEVLENSLSILLKDKIDVTGCGRTDAGVHAINFFAHFDFNSEIEQFPNFVYHLNSILPKEIHVYKIFKVNDDWNARFSATSRKYIYKILCEENPFMLNLALYVPYSLDLEKMQSAATQLIGKHDFTSFAKLHGGQKNGICDVKSANFLKKDSLIIFEITANRFLRNMVRSITGTLIDIGRGHIDINELQKIKSSLNRQNASASAPAHALYLANVLYENDANLFENRNDFL, from the coding sequence ATGCGATATTGTGTTCATTTATGCTTTAATGGATCAAAATTTGCAGGCTGGCAAAAACAATTAAATGCTGTTTCTGTTCAGGAAGTTTTAGAAAATTCACTTTCTATTTTACTAAAAGACAAAATTGACGTTACAGGCTGTGGTCGCACTGACGCTGGTGTTCATGCTATAAACTTTTTTGCCCACTTCGATTTTAATAGTGAAATAGAGCAATTCCCTAATTTTGTTTATCACTTAAATTCTATTTTGCCAAAAGAAATTCATGTTTATAAAATTTTCAAAGTCAATGATGATTGGAATGCTAGGTTTTCAGCTACAAGCAGAAAGTACATATACAAAATACTTTGTGAAGAAAATCCTTTCATGCTTAATCTTGCGCTATATGTTCCATATTCATTAGACTTAGAAAAAATGCAAAGTGCTGCTACACAACTAATTGGTAAACACGATTTTACTTCTTTTGCAAAACTACATGGCGGACAAAAAAACGGAATTTGCGATGTTAAATCCGCTAATTTTTTAAAAAAAGACTCCCTTATCATTTTTGAAATCACAGCAAATAGATTTTTACGAAACATGGTGCGGTCTATTACTGGCACTTTGATTGACATTGGTCGAGGGCATATTGACATAAATGAGCTACAAAAAATAAAATCGTCATTAAATCGCCAAAATGCAAGTGCTTCAGCGCCAGCTCACGCTCTATATCTTGCAAATGTTCTATACGAAAACGATGCTAATCTTTTTGAAAACAGAAACGATTTTTTGTAA